GTGTGCCTCCTGGGACTCGGGTGGTGCCGCCCCAGCCCCCCCTTCTCCTGAGCTAAACTTGGCGCGATCTCCTTGGTGATTTTCTCCTCTACAGGGGATGTGGTCTACAACAAGACGGACGGTGCGGGCTGCCACTTCTCTGCCGTCTGCAACCAACGCTGCGACATTGACCGCTTCCAGGGCACCTGCCCCACCTCCTCGCCCCCGGCATCCTCGGCgcccctgtccccctcctccgCAGCTCCTCCCTGCGACCTCCTTGTCCCTCCCCGACAGGTGCGCTTCCTGCCTGTGCTTCCTCTCTTTGCTGTGTGCCTGGGGTTGGGCAACCAACTGGGGGCTGAGCCCTGCCCTGCTTGGGGCTGTGGGCGGCCCCCGCTCACCCCCCCACGGGTAGCGCCGGAGGAAGGCGCCAAGGATTGGGGCCGGCCCAGGACACGGGGCCCGCCCTGGGCAACGAGGGACCTGAGGCCGTGGCAGGGCCACGTGGCAGGTCTCGTGGCCCCCAGCCGGTGAGCGCCGTCCCCGCTGTCTCCCAGGTGAACGAGTCCTGGACCCTGCCGGACTGCACGGTGGCCCGGTGTGAAGGCAACAACCGCATGGTGCTTCTGGAGCGGAAGTCAGCGGCCAGTGTGAGCTGCGTGAACGGGCATCGGCCAGTCAGAGTGTGGCAGGGGAGCGAGCCGTGTGACTTCCGTTTTGAGTGCGAGTGTAAGCCGGGTGGGGCCGGGGGGTGTGCAGGGAGCCCCCCCACATAGAAGGGGCTCCCGAACGGGGGTGGGTGTGCACACGGGGGCAGCAGCCGCGCCGTTGTCCCCGGGGTTTCTGGGCGTCTTTCACGGAGCTGCCGTCTGGGAGCACTTCCGGCCTGGGCCCTGGACACCTGGACGGCAGGTTCCGGGAGAAGTGAGGACCACACACCGGGTCACAACACCAGGAATGCCTGAGGCTGCAGGGAGGGCCCTCCCTGCCTTGTCGGCCTTGGGGGCTCCAGGCATCCCTAGGCTTGTGGCCACGGGCCTCCAGCCGTGACTCGGCCTTCCTGTGGCCACTCCTTTCTTTACAAGGACACTTATCACCGGGCTAGAGCGACCCTGGTAATCCGGGACGGTATCCTCTAGATCCTTAACGTAATCACTGACATGAAGACCCTTTCCCCAAACAAGGGTCCATTCTCAGGCTCTGGGGACATGTCCTTATCCTTCAGGGCCACCATCCAGCCTACTCGCCCATTTTATAAAAAAGGCAGCCGAGGggcgcctgcggggctcagtcggttgagtgtccgacgtcggctcaggtcatgatctcgcggtttgtgagttcgagccccgcgtcgggctctgtgctgaacatctcagagcctggagcctgcttcggattctgtgtctccccctctctctgcccctcccctgctcaggttctgtctctctctgtctgtcaataataaataaacattaaaaaaaaatttaaaaaagaggcagCCAAGGCCCAGGGCAGTTGAGTGGCTCCCCCAGGTGGCACTTTTGGGGTGAGGGGACTGCCCATGTCCCGCAGGCTTGTGCAGCGGCTGGGGTAACTCTCACTACAACACCTTTGACGGCACCTCCTACTCCTTCGTGGACAACTGCACCCACGTGCTCATGCGGGAGATCCGCCCGCGCCACGGGAACCTCAGCATCTACATGCACAACTACTACTGTGGGGCCACCTCAGCCACTGCCCAGTGTCCCCGCGCCCTCAGCGCCCGCTATAAGTCCACGGAGGTCATCCTCACCACCAGCACCGGCGCCAACGGGCAGGAGGAGCCCCTGGTGAGTGGCCCTGCCCTGCATCACCGGGGAAGGCCTGCAGGCCTGGAGGTCAGCCCCCGGAGGGGCCTCTGGAAGGGCAAAGGGCGTGCCATGACGCCCCGGGGGCCCGAACGCAGCCAGCTGGGACTCCCCCAAGGACTTGGGGCCCCAGCACCCGGGAGGGAGAGCCTCCAAGGCAGGCCCTGCTGCCCCACCACCCGATCAtggatcccccacccccacccccgataTGTCCTCAGATATTGTTTGACCGAAAGCAAGTGAGCCCGGGCTTTGCAAAGAACGGCGTGAGTGTGTCCGTGACAGGCACCACCACGATGGGCATGGACATTCCTGCCCTTGATGTCAGCGTCAGCTTCGACGGACACGTCTTCCAGGTCCGGCTGCCCTACACCCACTTCAGCCACAACACGGAGGGCCAGTGCGGTGAGTGGGGGCCACAGCCGCCTCAgcacaggtggggagaggggcaaggacaAGACCGTGACCCTGCTGCCCCGCCTCCCCAGGCACCTGCACCAACAGCCAGACAGACGACTGCCGCCGGCCAGACGGCACCACCGCCCCCACCTGCCAAGACATGGCCCATACCTGGCTGGTCCAAGAGAGCAGCAGGGAGGACTGCGGGgcacccaccccccagcccccggtACCCGCCAcgcccacctcctccccatgCCCCCCAGCACCTCTCTGCGAGCTGTTGCTGAGCCCGTGAGTCTCTCCTCTGGGTTTGGTGGTCCTGGGACAGGGACCTACTCTCTGCCCCGGCCTCTGACCGCCCCTGCCCACAGGGTCTTCGCAGAGTGCCACGGCCTCATCCCGCCGGGCCCGTTCTTCAGCTCCTGCGTCAGTGATGGCTGCCGAGCCGACCGCCAGGCGCCCTGCGAGAGCCTGGAGGCCTACGCAGCACTCTGCCGTGCCCAGGGCGTGTGCAGCAGCTGGCGCAACGCCACCGGCGGGCTGTGCAGTGAGTCGGGGCGGCCCCTGGGGGCTCTGGCCTCCTTGGCCCACCTGACACCTGTCTCTGTCCCCAGATTTCACCTGTCCGTCCGGCAAGGTGTACCAGCCATGTGGCCCCGCACAGCCTGCGTCCTGCGACTCCAGGTAAAGCCTGCCTGCAAGGTCCAGGGGCACCAAAGGGCCTGgggctcccttcccccaccccgatCTCTGAGCCTTCGCTCCCGAGTGGCCCCGGGCAGGTGGCCAACCCCAGTAGCCCGCCCTGCCCTCGGCCCTCGCCCCTAGGACTGCACTCATGTGGATCAAGGGTCCTAGAAATGCCCTCCTCTCCTTGCAGGCACCAGAGCGAGGTGGGCAAGGGGCTGGCGGAAGGCTGCTTCTGCCCGGATGGACACACCCTCTTCAACACGCACACAAACGTCTGCGTGCGCGAGTGCGGTAAGCACCCGCCGTGGCTGCCCTGACCTGAGCTACAGGGCTGCAGGGGGAGCTCTGGGGTGGCAAGACGCCAGTCCAGGACCGTCCCTCCTGGGTGCTCACTCCACAGAGGGCGCAGTATGGCCGTGACACCGAGTCCCCCAGGGAATTGTGTCCCCAGCGGGAAGAAGAGGcctctgctgggggtgggggcagccagGCCCGCAAGGACATGTCCCAGGGCCTGTGGTCTCTGCCCACTGGGTCTGGAACCCAGCACCCCCAGTgatcttccccttccttctccccttgcAGGCTGTGTGGGACCAGACGGGTTTCCCAAATCTGTGAGTATTCTGCCCCCCAGCTACCTGCCCCCTTGCCTGAGCAATGGGAGGGAAAGCCCCATCTCAGGGCACCCTGCTCTGCCCGGGCAGCCCTGTGGGGGGCTGGCGTGGGGTGCCCCCCCGGTGTGCGACACATCCGTCACCCGGGCTGCTGCAGAGACAGCAGCTTGAGCGGGAGGCCAAAGGCTGGCATGACCACACCGAGGGCTGCAGCCCAAGAGCCAGGGCACCGTCTGGGAGTCTCCAGGGACCCTGACTGGTCTCTTCCAGCCCGGGGAGCGGTGGGTCAGCAACTGTCAGGACTGCTTGTGTCACGAGGGCTCCCTGTCCGTGCGGTGCACGCCCGTGCTGTGCGAAGCCCAGGACCGGCCCCTGCAGTGCAGCCGGGCGGGCCTGGTGACTGTGACCAGGCCTGTGGCTGACAAGCCGTGCTGCCTGGAGACGCTGTGTGGTGAGCCCCGTGCCCCCATTGGCCACAGGGTGAGGAGGGCCGAGGAGGGGGCCAGTTGGTGGACCAGTTGGTGGGCCTCTTGGTGCTTCATTTTTCTACCTAAAATGAGGCTGGTGGCTTCTGGTGTGGCTGGGTACAGCGAGGGGACCCAGCAGGAACTTAGAAGATTCAACccccaggaaaaaaatatgactgTTGCAAGAAACTCCCCTAGACTGTGAGCTGGCACAGCCAGAAAAGGGGAGCTGCAGGGGTGCCCCTGACAGCGCCCTGACTCTCCCACAGTCTGCAACACGACCACCTGCCCCCAGAGCCCACCCAAATGTGTGCCGGGAGAGGAGCTGGTGGCCACCCAGGAGGAGGGCGACTGCTGCCCCACCTTTAGCTGCCGTGAGCTGTGCTGGGGATTCTCTGGGGTGGGGCTCGGGAGGCAGAGGGTGAGCACTTTCCCCCTAACACCTGGGCAGGTGCTCagccctccctttccttccaggACCTAAGCTGTGCACCTACAATGGCACCGCCTATGGGGTAAGGGCTCTGCTGAGCCAGGGGGCAGTGGGTGGGGCCCTGGGCTCCGCACCTCGGCTAGGGGACCTCCACCCCTCATCTGGAcaggcccagccctgcctgcaGCCTCCTGCTTGAGAGCAGATAAGCATGGGGCTCTGGGTCCTGTAGAGCCTAGTGGAGACATGAAGGAGGGGGACACAGGGGCGGCGCTGTCTGCCGAGGGCCTGGGAGGGCCATGGGCTGAATGCCTGCCTCTGAGAGCTTAGGTTCAGGGTCTCCCAGGAGCCTCATCACAGCAAGAGGGCTGG
Above is a genomic segment from Panthera uncia isolate 11264 unplaced genomic scaffold, Puncia_PCG_1.0 HiC_scaffold_760, whole genome shotgun sequence containing:
- the LOC125918421 gene encoding mucin-5B-like, with the translated sequence EAASSPLSTAPGPSAAASTSLPVTVWTSSTSVVTTPRPPASSSTHFTTGCFCRAYGQLFSPGDVVYNKTDGAGCHFSAVCNQRCDIDRFQGTCPTSSPPASSAPLSPSSAAPPCDLLVPPRQVNESWTLPDCTVARCEGNNRMVLLERKSAASVSCVNGHRPVRVWQGSEPCDFRFECECLCSGWGNSHYNTFDGTSYSFVDNCTHVLMREIRPRHGNLSIYMHNYYCGATSATAQCPRALSARYKSTEVILTTSTGANGQEEPLILFDRKQVSPGFAKNGVSVSVTGTTTMGMDIPALDVSVSFDGHVFQVRLPYTHFSHNTEGQCGTCTNSQTDDCRRPDGTTAPTCQDMAHTWLVQESSREDCGAPTPQPPVPATPTSSPCPPAPLCELLLSPVFAECHGLIPPGPFFSSCVSDGCRADRQAPCESLEAYAALCRAQGVCSSWRNATGGLCNFTCPSGKVYQPCGPAQPASCDSRHQSEVGKGLAEGCFCPDGHTLFNTHTNVCVRECGCVGPDGFPKSPGERWVSNCQDCLCHEGSLSVRCTPVLCEAQDRPLQCSRAGLVTVTRPVADKPCCLETLCVCNTTTCPQSPPKCVPGEELVATQEEGDCCPTFSCRPKLCTYNGTAYGIGATFPAVTPCHTCTCLSVDTQHPTVQCKEDNCSTTCPQGFQYQKVDGQCCGECVQTACLTPDGRLVQPNETWVSNLVDNCTEYRCDAKNGLHVLTPRPLPCPDPSSCKGILRKTGCCYSCEEVDSCQVRVNRTVLRHQGCATQAPVNVTFCEGSCPGVSKFSMEAQAMQRQCTCCQETRLHEEVVTMQCPDGTAVQHTYTHVDECSCAPSCVPAPEAPEDSTPIFSI